CCACTTTGTTGGAGCTATTCGGATCTTGGATCGAGTTTCTAACGAATCGGTGACTTTCGGGTATCGATTTAGTCGAACCGGATCGAATTGATCGGATTAGATCGACGCCTAGAGTCGTTATTCAACATGGATGAGTTTTGGGACAGATATGGTAAAGAGAAAAATGGATGGAATAATATGGAGTCGTTATTCATCGAGTTCCGGTCCGTACGGATGTATTTACATCCATGCAGATGTCTTTCTGATCCGTACGGATGTTTGACTTGATACAAACTCGCATCAGTTGGTATAACTTGGGACTTATAATGCACCAACACCCTGTATACATTGATCAATATAAAATTTTGATTCACATGGTGTAATGATGATGACAGATGGTTTTTTGTCTGATCCCTAACCTTGCGAAGATATTCTGGCGATACCCAGTTTCGGACATCAATTAAATGTCATGAGCGTTATAGGTAACACTGATTAACAAATTAAAGAGGTATTAAGATCGTTAAAGCTTCATTTTTTGTTATAAATTGATCTCTTTTTATACGGAGCATACAGGAACGACATGATTAGGTTAGAATTCGAGTATGAATTAGGAAGTGAAGGTTCCGGGCGAAATCATACTAACTACAGTACTTGGGATGCCAGTTAACCACTCAAAATGGTGGGATTTAGAAGCAGTTTTCGCGATTATTTTCTTATACCGAACGTTGTTCTTTGTTATACTTAAGTTGAAGGAACCAACCGAACCAATGGTTAGAAAAATATATACAAAAAGAACCTTACATCATTTGAATCAAAGAGCATCTTTCAGGAAAACTTCACTACATTCTTCAAAGAGACCCCAACCTATACATTCACCCTCATCCCAATAGGGACTAAATTCGCCACTTCAATAAATAACATGATTGTGTAGTTTTGATGTATAGCTCGATTAAAGTGACTTGCGTGTCGTGTTTGATTTATAATGTTTAAGTAGTAGATTGTGGTTCTACATTGCCTTCAATTCATAAGCATTTGTATCGAACTCGCTTTGCGAGCAGACTGATCTTAAGACGACAAACTGCTTTGCAAATTGGCCCGAGTCACAAGAAataaacaacaacagcagcaacaacaacaacaacaacaaaactcaatcccataAAAGTGGAGTATGTGGGAGGTAAGATATAGTCAACTtcccctatcctagaataaagagaagtcatttctctacTTAGAGTGAAACAccccaaaagtagagaaagtcctccctttcagtcttttatggatagagagattgcttccaaatggatctccggccaataagtaggttaacaaaaagtgtgagacgccatgaaaatagtagactaaaattttcatgggttttaaacctACCTGAAGTTCActttaggctctaagcgacagttAAGTCGCCAATAAGTCGACGCTTTctgttgactcgattaatagagccaAGAGTCACAAGAAGTAAACATATAACCATATATGCTCTGTTAATTTCGTGTTATTTACAATATGTATGCGTACAACTCATAATTACAACAAAACTGAAGATACTATATTATAGAAAACTTAAACTCtaaataaataaagtgtgtaaaaacTTGGTTTCTAATAAGCTATAATCTCAGTCTTCTGGCAATCCCTTATCATCACTTCTGCTGTGTTTTTGCCATCAATGTTCAATACATCACAACACTCCCCTCTATTTTCAACCTATACAAAAAGACACAATTATTATGATTTACTTATATTATtttccttttttttaaaaaaaatgcacaATGTAATGAATAGTGATATGGGCTTACAAAGTTCAATCTTGTCATTTGAGAATAAACTCGAATCTTCGAAATATAATCTGCAGAGTGATCCGAACAAGGGGGCAATCTACGACGCTTATGACGAGCAAAAGTCATCACGATTTGATCTGCTATTGTATTACCATAACTACTATTACCATTGCTTTCATTATGACTAAGTTTCTTTATTGAGCGAAAATAAAAAACATGAGGAGTTTCACACGAATTATTGGTCAACAATCGTGtgttaaacatgtaatcaggcggATGTCGATGTAAACTCCATGGCGTAAATGTCTCGAGAGGTCTTCTAAGAATACTTCGAGGGACAAATTGCTCGTATATATAGGCTGAGTAGCCCCAAGCTATTGAAAATGCCCAGTTTTTTGGCTTGTGGTAGCACACCATTTGTTGGAGGAGGCGGGATTGGTCAACTTTGGCGGCCGTCATAAGTTGTCTGACGGATTTATAGCGAGTCTTTGAAGGGAAAATCGGAGAGGCTACGTCGAGGTGGTGGAGGGAGATCAATGGTGATTGGGGGTGTGCTGACAGAAATCCTGATATATCATGCACCAAATCAATCTGTATAATTTATACCATAAAAATCAGATAGTAACTAAATTTCATGATATTTCCACCATCAAAATGGATGGGTTTACCAAGATTATGCATTAAATACTTGTACTTTACAAAtacttaatatataattataaaagaTCTATCAATTTTGATGGTGAAATATCATTATTCTTACTATAATTAACGAATAAGGACCAGTATTACATCATAATTAAAAGGGGGCATGGTGTCTAATCTCCCCTGATCGACCCAGATACGTCGCAAATTTAAGCCCGGTACTTTATTCTCACCTAGCTCAATTATAATAGGCTCACTGTCCTTTCTGGCCCATCTTCACTGAATAAATCTCTCTATATTTATGTATTCCAtaatattattactccgtattaatttatCGATTGATTGAATAAACGCTAAATATATAATCCCTCCCTActaattttattttttataaacGATAGGTAGTTAGGATTTAAAAAAATGTAAATTAATACAAAAAACaacaattatataatataataataatcattattataattataaatataaataaaaattataattatataatgaaGTATGTATGTAGCAACTTAGGAGATAATACAGATTGAGATATGCTGATATAAGGCAAGAACCATCTTCTTTTAATttaagtattttttatttttttgtatttcaAAATCTCTAATCTCGATTCTAATACTTTTTTTGATATTGACTTCTTAGTTATTTTACACGGAGTATTATATATACAACTGAGTTATTGAGTTCATGACACAATGAATTGGTGTTTAACGATAGGATATATATTGTTGGGATCATATTTGAAAAGACCTTTTTATTTATTCCAAAAATAAAGAAACATATAAATCAAGAAAActtcattaaaatgatgatgaatCCAAAATATGTACAAGAACAAAATCTATAATTGAGATCCTAATTAAATCAattatatatcataattattatctcgTGGTAGATTTATTACTACGAACTTAACTCAAATAAAATCTCACCTCTGCTTTTGAACAACCTTATAACAACCTTATAAGTTGAATGTACAACCCGTAAAATCTGAATGGACAACCTTATAGATACTATGGCTAACACCTCATAACAATTAAAGGTCGTTGCCTATGGCGTCATAGTCATGGTTAGCCAAGACGAGCTCTATGACTAAATCATAGGGCCCGCCTAAATATTTACTAAAAAACAAAACTACATTTCAAGCTGTTTTACGACATAAAATTTGCGCTAATAATTTTGTAGCTAATAATTATGGCTAAAAGTTTTTGTGTGAAAAAAATTGTCAACCAGAGAGATCATTTAAGATGATTTAGTTACCTGATGAAAACCCTTTTCAGGAGTAAGAGGAACACCAAGATCAGCAATACAAGCGCTCAAAATTTGGTCGCTAACGAAATAAAACGGATAAGTACTAATGCATTGATCAAGATTAGCGACCAATGCCTCTACCAACGGGTAACTTAGCGCGAACCCTGCACCACCAAACGCCATCTCGAACGAGAAGTCATAATTCGACTTAACACATTCGGATACCCCACCTATATACAAATACTTTGTGTGATCATACCTCCCCAAAAGCTCAACCAAGTTATCCAAGAAAAATATTGTATCATCATCTCCCATAACGTACCATCTGACATCTTTATCTCCCTCCCTAAATGTTTCCAGGATCGTTCTCACAATCCTGATTACATCAGGATTTATGTGTCTTGAGTACACCTCAAAATCTGATGTGTTCTCAGAAACACGATAAGGAGGGAGATAATCTGGCCAGGGTAGAATATCCGGGGTTGGATTTTTGTCAAAAAATATGTAACCCCGCGTGATATTTGGTCGCC
The window above is part of the Rutidosis leptorrhynchoides isolate AG116_Rl617_1_P2 chromosome 1, CSIRO_AGI_Rlap_v1, whole genome shotgun sequence genome. Proteins encoded here:
- the LOC139888915 gene encoding uncharacterized protein, which codes for MYNHSGSSDHCLLPVPKRFNQAFPSSRPSPFSLPPMSPPAPTNINQLVFGISASVKAWHGRKSYFQEWWRPNITRGYIFFDKNPTPDILPWPDYLPPYRVSENTSDFEVYSRHINPDVIRIVRTILETFREGDKDVRWYVMGDDDTIFFLDNLVELLGRYDHTKYLYIGGVSECVKSNYDFSFEMAFGGAGFALSYPLVEALVANLDQCISTYPFYFVSDQILSACIADLGVPLTPEKGFHQIDLVHDISGFLSAHPQSPLISLHHLDVASPIFPSKTRYKSVRQLMTAAKVDQSRLLQQMVCYHKPKNWAFSIAWGYSAYIYEQFVPRSILRRPLETFTPWSLHRHPPDYMFNTRLLTNNSCETPHVFYFRSIKKLSHNESNGNSSYGNTIADQIVMTFARHKRRRLPPCSDHSADYISKIRVYSQMTRLNFVENRGECCDVLNIDGKNTAEKASTYWRLNCRLEPKVNFRFHRFNQLANFISNRHIGEFQCSAWYDTWSDYGPLANFISDRHIVRAGFARDSKIRDICDDQGWRWPNDWPTLFPGLENIAVPTLNDRPDAIKWCDFMGDHCDFSERNCKLFNKETRSCDKLVAMIFSTVSLKLISVK